The following is a genomic window from Microbacterium sp. No. 7.
GTCGGCCGCCTGGTGCACCGGATAGGTCAAGAGCAACCCGCTCAACGCGCGCCCGGACGCCGCGAGTTCCGCTTTGACGGTCGGATTACGATGCAGTTCCGCCTCGGTGACCAAGCTCAGGAACGGCAGCATCAACTGATTCAGCGCCGGCACCGACGAGTGGGTGAAAATGGTCGTCCGTTCCGGGTCGATGCCCGCGGCGAGATAGTCGAGCACAGCGCTATAGACGTTCTCGCGAACGTGAGCCATCGTGTCTCGGTCGGTGATGACCTGATAGTCCGCGAGCACGAGGAACATCTCGACGCCAGCCTGCTGGAGACGCACCCGTTCCCTGATGGTGCCAAAGTAGTGGCCCAGATGCAGCGGCCCAGTCGGCCGCTCACCCGTGAGGACTCGAAAGTGCTCGGGGTGCTCGGCCACGAGGACCGCGACCTCTGCCGAGCGTTGCGCGGTTGCGATGAAGGACTCCATTTGTGTCTCCCGATGATTGGGAGCTACACGGAGTACTCGGGCCGTTCCACGAGCTGCCGTGCAGCCCGTGAACATACTTCAACCGGCTGCTATCGCAGCCACCACCAAGCGGAACGGTTGAAGTTCATGAACGAGATACTACCGGGGCCCGGAACCAAGACCAGAAACCACAGGGTGGGTCCCGTTTAGATTGCCGCCCTGGGCCCAGCTGAGGTTGACATTCTCAGGCGCGCCTCGACATAGCCGCACTCGAGGAGACGCTCGAGTTCGCGGCGGATGTGACTCACGGCAGGCGACCAGTAGAAGCTTCTGAGGCTCCAGTCGGCGCGCACCTTGATCTCGGCGGGCGAGAGCTCTTCTTGGTGGGAGGACAGCAGACCGAGCACGGCGTAGGCGGTCGCGGGTAAGAACTCGGCGCGCTCGTGATCGTCCTCAGCCATGCGGTTCATGATACGGGCGGGTGGACCGGGCACCCGCGAAAGTGCCCGGTCCGAAAGATCACGCCGCCAACTGCGAAGCGGTCAAGGTGAAGCCGCGGAAGCCGTCGGCTGCCACGGCGCCCAGTACGTCCTCGAAGCTTCCGACGCCTCCCGCGTACGGCATGAAGACAACCTTCTTCCCCGGGACGTTGCTGCCCGTGTACCAGGAGTTCGCGTTCGCCGCGTAGCGGTAGAGGCTCTGCTGCGCCACGTCGGCAACGTGATCCATCCATTCCTCCTCAGCGCCGGCATCCGTCTCGATGATGGTGGCGCCGCTCTGCTCCGCGCGCTCGATCAGGTTCGTGACGAAGTCGATGCTCTGCTCGGTGGTCGTGATCACGTTGGCCAAGACCGACGGGCCTCCGGGAGCGGTGATCAGGAACAGATTCGGGAAGTCGCTCATCTGCATTCCGAGATAGGTTTTGGGTCCATCCGCCCAGTGCTCCTGGATGGAGCGGCCGGCGCGACTGCGGACATCGACCCCGGTGAAGCTTCCGGTCAATCCGTCGTAGCCCGTCGCGAAGATGATGTCGTCGACCTCGAACTCGTCGTTCGCGGTCTTGATGCTGTGCGCGGTGATCTCCACGATCGGGTCTTCCACGACACTGTGCAGCCGCACGTTGTCGCGGTTGAACGTCTCGTAGTAGTTCGTTCCCAGGATGATGCGGTTGATGCCGATCGGGTACCCGTGAGGTACCAGCGCCTCCGCCGCAGCAGGGTCATCCACGATCTGGCGGATCTTCTTCCTGCAGAACTCCGCGACGAGCTCGTTCACCGCCTCGTCCTTGAGACCGAGATGGTCGGCAAGGCTCGTGACATACCCGCCGATGGTGCCCTCGTTCCACATCGCCTCCAATTGGGCTTCGCGTTCTGCATCGGGGATGTCGGGCAGGTAGTCCTCCGGCGCAGGGAAGGGTGTGCCGTAGTCACCGCGCCGCGCCGCCGCGTACAGGAACGGGTACGCCGCCTTGATGGGCGCCGCCTCTTCCTCGCTGACGGCGACGTTGACCGCCGGAAGGACGAACTTCGGCATCCGCTGCAGCACCGTGACGTTCGCGGCCTCGGCCGCGACAACCGGAAGGATTTGCACACCCGTCGAGCCCGTCCCGATCAGGGCGACCCGTCGGCCGTCGAAGCTGACTTCCTCATGCGGCCAACGACCGCTGTGAAACCATCGCCCCTCGAACTCGGCGAGGCCGGGAATCTGTGGAACCCGCGACTCGCTGAGTGCCCCGGTCGCGAGAATCAGGTACCGCGAGCTGATCCGCTCACCCGCATCCGTCACCGACGTCCATCGTTCCGCGTCGTCGTCCCACGTCGCCCCCGTGAGCACGGTGTTGAAGGTGATGTCCTTGATCATGTCTTCTCGCTGCGCGATCGCCTCCATGTACGCACGGATCGCGGCGTGCGTGCCGAACCGTTCTGGCCAGCTCCACTCCTGGTTGATCTTGGGAGTCCATGAGGCCGTGTAGAACAAGCTCGGGATGTCGCATCGCGCACCGGGATACCGGTTCCAATACCAGGTTCCGCCCACGCCGCTGCCCTTCTCCACGATGCGGGCGCGCAGGCCGATCTTGCGGAGCTTGTGCAGTTGATAGAGCCCGGCGAAACCGGCACCGACGATGACGGCATCGAGCACTTCGTTGTGCCTTGTGCTGCTGTTCATTGTGATCTTCCTTCAGCTGTAGACGACGGTGTCGGCGGAGATATCGGCAAGGGATTCGGCGATGTAGGCGATGCCATCGGCGCTGGCGGGCAGCACGTTGACCATGTGGAAGAAGCCGTGCATCTGGCCCTCGAACACGCGTCGGCGCACGGGAACGCCGGCCGCCTCAAGTGCATCTGCGTAGGCCTCACCTTCGCTGCGCAGCACGTCATCTGAGGCCTGCAGCACGATGGCCGGTGGGAGATCCGCGAAGCTCGCGGAACGGAGCGGGCTGAGGTCTGCGTCGTTGCGCATGTCCTCGGGGGCGTAGTGGCCCCAGAACCAGATCATGCTGTCGCGCGAGAGCGCGAGCTGATTGGCCGGATCCAGGTAGGACGGCGTATCGAAGTCGGCATCCGTCACGGGGTACACCAAGACCTGCGCAGCGATGGCGGGGCCGGACTCGTCGCGCGCGCGGTGGGTGATGACGGCGGCCAGATTGGCCCCGGCGCTGTCGCCGGCGACGACCAGCGGAACAGTCCTTCCCGCGATGGACTCGATGTTCTCGGACGTCCAGGTGAGTGCTCGCCAGGCGTCTTCAACCGGGACCGGGTAGGCGTACTCAGGTGCCTTACGGTAGTCGGCGAGCACGACCGCGTAGCCCGATGCGGCCGCGAGGTGACGAGCGGCTGCGTCGTACAGGTCGATGCTGCCGACCACCCAACCCCCACCGTGCAGGTAGAGGATCACCCCGCGAGGCTCCTCTTGCGGCACGAGCGTCCGCACCCGGAAGGAACCGCTGCGAGACGTGCTGAGTCGCATGTTCTCTACCCTGAGCATGTCCGGCCCCGGGCCGAACATGGACGCCATGAGGGGTTCCCCTGCTCGGGCCTCGAATGGGGTCATCTCCTGGAGGGGCTTGCCTCCCATCTGAGCCATCTGAGTGAGGAGTTGCGTTGTCGCTTGATCGAGTGCCATGGAGGGCAACCTTTCGTGGGTCGTCGAAGAAGGACCGCGACGATCATGGATGCGGCGCGGCCAGTGGACGGCAGAGCCATCGGCTCGCCGCTACTCGCCGCGGACTATTAGTCCTTTAATTTTTGGCATTCCGCCGGCGTAATCGCGCTGCACTGCGCTTTATGACGCCGGAATTGGTCCGCCCAACCAGACTCTACGCAGACTAATAGTCTCAGTCAATAGGCGGGGTTTGCCTATCTGCCGACCGCTTTGCGTGTCTCTGCGGAAAGCGGTGGCACGGCCAAGGCAGCCGGCCCCACGGTGAAGTAGGCGCGAGCACCTTTGTCGAAGTCGGATTCGACGTTCAGGTAGCCGTTCATGCCCACAGGCAGCCCGAACTCCTTGCCGGCGGCCAGGATCGCGTCCATGCCGGCTTGCGTGCGAGGGGCGTCGCCGCCGTAGACAGGTTCGCCGTAAGAGAGCGCAAGGTCTCCTCCCCCCGCCCAGAGCACCGCCTTCACGCCGGCGTCTGTGAGTGCTTTCGCGATTTCGCGCACGTTCGCGACTCCCCGGTAGCTTTCGATGATGAAGATGAGAAGGAGGTTGCCGTCCGGATCCAGGCCCCAGATATCGCTCTGGGCTTCATACTCGAACATTTTCAGCCCCCAGTACCGGGCGGGCACGGCGGGACTGTACCCGCGCAGGCCCTCCGGCTCGTAGTCCGCGGCGCCCGGGCGCTGGGCGTACCGGGCGGCAGCGACCGCGTGCAGCGCCTCCTGCGCAGTCTCGATGTGGGGGAACATGAGGCCCGCCACACCGGTGTCGAGAACCTGCTTGATGACCCACTGGTTGAGTTCCCGCCCGGCGGCGGGCAGCCGCGGGATGACCGGCTTGATCGCACGACGCCCGCGCTTCTCGATTGTCGCGGGATCGAGGAGGTCCTGCAGGAACTGGCGCAGCTGGTCGAGATTGTAGGGCTGGTGCTCGAGGTCGTAGAGGATGAAGTCGTAATCCGGGTTCGCCTGGATCGCGACGGCGGCTTGATAGTCAGTTCCCACCCCGTAGTAGTTGGCCCACAGGCAGAAGATGGGTTTGTCTGCCTCGAGCAGATCGATGAGGGGGTTGACCCGAGTGGTCGATGCCATGACCAAGTACTCCTTTGTCCAGTTCCTTTTCAGGATCTCAGGACGGTGTCTCGGCCGAATCGGCGGTACGACGTATCGCGGGCGCGACAAGTGTCGCGATTCTGATCAGCGTTCCTGCGGGATCTCCAGGAAGCGCTGGGCGACCGCCCATTCAGACTCGTACTCGGCCGGCATCTCGACGCTCAGGGTTGCGCCGTCGCTCTCCAAGTGAATCGTCACTGTGCCGCCGCGCTGCTCGACCAATCGGCGGATGAGGCTCAGGCCCACTCCCGTGGATTGCGGCGACTCTCGCGGACCGTCGCCCTGATCGGCGATGGCCAGATGCAGCCATCCGGTATCGCGCTCCAGCCGCACCCGTACGGTGATCGCCGACGGTGAGCCGTGTTTCAGCGCATTCCGCAGGCCCTCGGCGACGATGTGCAGGATGTCGTCGCCGAATCCTGAGCTGAGGATGTCCCACTCGACGTCCAGCTCGACGTCTACTGACGCAGATGAGCGTGCCCGCGCGTCTTCAATGAGCTCGTCCAGCCGCGAGCCGATCCCGACTTCGGCTTCGCTGGCGGGCGGGTCTTCGATCACTGCTCGCACGTCCGTCAGCAGCCGTTCCGACATTGCGTCCAGGTTCACCAGCTGATCGCGAATCGTCGAATCGGCGAGGGCGTTGACTCGAGCGACCTCGAGCGAGAGCACGAACGCGTCCTGGGCGACCGTGGCATGAAGGTACTCGTGTATCCGGGACCGTTCCGCGTTCGCGCCCTGCGCAAGTCCGCGACGTATCGCTTCCGAATACCTGATGGCCAGCATCATCCGCTCGGCGAGCACGCAGCTGTCCATGAGTCTGGATGCCGCCAGCTCGGCGTCGCCGTGATCGAGGGCAGAGAGCACTCCGACCGCTCGTCGATCGATCCGGAGGGGGATGGCGACGAAGGTGCCATCTAGTTCATTGCTGAACATGCTGCTCACGGGCGCGAACCGATGATCGCGACGCGCCACCTCGAACCATCTCGCGTCGACGATGACGCGGTCTTCGTGGAACGCCTGCCAGATCGCCATCGGCGCACCGTTTCGACGAGTGCGCTCCATGGCAGCTAGCGCCTCATGGGATGCCGAGACTCCACTGGCGAATGTGGGACTGCCATCTCGATCGATCAGTACGAGCGTCGGCGCCGTCAAGCCCGTCATGCGGGCGAAGTCAGAGCACATCAGCCGGACTGCTTCGTCAAGACCGGCCGTCTGCGTGACTGCAATGAAATTTGCTGAGTCCACCCGATCCAAGTCATCGGAGGTGAGCGCCGATGTCACGCCGACGAACTCCGAGAGAACGAACCCGCCGTCGCTGGGGCGCATTTCGACCGCGACCCGAGAATCGACGTCGAGGATCCAGCCCGCGCGTCCCGCTTGCGGCACCTTCACCGCAGGCTCGCCTCCTCGCACCAGGTCGAAGATGCGCACCTCGCCGTCGACGAATCGACCCGCGGGATCCAGACGCGCGTGCGCGCCGTGCCCACTGTCGGGAAGATTGCGTCGACGGTCTTCCATCCGGCTATTGTGCAGGAGAACGTGCGACTGTGTGTCGCTCCACGATCGAGGTTCCCATGTCGGAAATTCGCGTCTATCTGGTGGACGACCATGAGATCGTTCGGCGTGGGTTAAGCGCTTTCCTCGGTACCGCGACGGATGTCGTCGTCGTCGGCGAGACGGGTGATGCACGCGAGGCGCTTCGCGACCTTCACTCGCTTGGCGCGGACGAAGGCGTGGACGTGCTCCTGACCGACCTCATGATGCCGACCCTGAGCGGGTTCGATCTCATTCAGCAGCTCACGTCGTTGCCCCACCCGCCCCGCGTCATCGTCCTGAGCGCGTACGGCGACACTGATCGCGTACGCCGTGCCCTCGAGCTCGACGCTGCAGGCTATGTCATGAAGTCCGCCCGCCCGGACAGCATCCTTGAAGCGATCCGGGCGGCCGCGCAGGGTCGCCAATATGTTGATCCTGAACTGGCCATTCAGCTGGCACAGACTGCCGTCGACCCCGAAGTCCAGGCTCTGACTCCCCGGGAACGAGAGGTCGTGGCTTTGGTCGCGCGGGGCAGGTCGAACCTCGACATCGCCCGCGAACTCTTCATCAGCGAACGCACGGCACGGACGCACGTCAGTCACATCCTGGGCAAGCTGGGGTTCGAGTCGAGAGTCCAATTGGCGCTCTGGGCGCTCGATGGTGCTCCCGGCCGGGATGCGACATGAGCCGCGTCTCTCGATTCAGAACATCGCAAGCGGATTCGTCGCACTGGAGGTCGAGCCCTTCAGGCGCCAAGGGAGCATCGCGAAGAAGAAGTCCCATCGTCCCTTCGCGGCACAGGTCCGGGCGAGTTCGCTGAGCTCCATGTTGTCGATGAGCCAAAGCCCCAGGGCGACAAGCCCGACCGCATGAATCGGTCGCATCAGAGACAGGTCTGAGAAGCCCGAGGGCTGGACATCCTGGATCCCATCGCTGCCGAGCGTCGCGACCTCTCGCTCCTTCACCCACGGCAAGCACGCCGCATGGAGACCGGCCTGCATGGTGAGCGGCCCATGCTTCACCACTCCGTGAGCCAGCGTTCTGGCGACGTGACCGGTGTGGACGATGAGGACATCGCCAGACCCGACCTGAACACCTTGCCGCCGCTCAGCCTCCTCGAGCTCGTCCGGCGTGATCGCGTGGCCCGGCTCCAACCATTCGCCGTCATACAGATCGACGATGTTGAGCAACACCCCTCGGCTCACGATCCCGTCTGCCGCGTCACGCACGGAGAGCGCTTTCGCTCCGCCGATCGAGGTCACTGTGTCGGCGACGACGTTGCCGTTGTAATTCATCCCGTCCCAGCTATAGTGCGCGAGCCCGTCGAGATGCGTGTTAGACCCGTGCGCGGCGATGCCGATGTACTCGGTGATGCCATCGAACCGCGCCGCTCCCTTTCCGACATGGTGCTCGAGCTCGCCGATGCCCATGAAGCGCTGGACGACCGCGAGGCCGGTGTGAAGGGGATCGGCGTCTTCGGGGTCGATGTCCCGCGAGAGGGAGACCACTTCGCCGTCGCGCACGAGCCCCGCCGCCTCGATCCGCTTCGCCGGAGTGATGAGGTTCAGAGTTCCGAGTCGGTCATCCTCACCCCATCGACCCCAGTTCGAGAGGGATTCCTGGTAACCCATCACATCGTCGGCACTGGGAAGCGATCGCGTGGTGGTTTGCGTGACGTCGGACATGTGTCTCTCCTTCGAGGTCGGACGAAAGTGGCGGCGCTCGCCGCACTCCCCACCCAACCGCCAAGGAGCAGCGTCAGTGATCGGTCAAGAGTCTCCTTCGCCCGGGACAAATGACTCGTCACGGCAGTCGAGCGAGACATTCGTCGCGTCCTGATCGCGACGCCTGACCGTCGAGGACTTCGCTCGTCCACGAGAGCATGACGGCAAGGCGCACCGCTCGAGCGCCTTCAACACACCGCCGGAAGGGCAAGGAGGCCCCCGAATGACCGCTGTTGCACCACCTACCGACGCCGAGGCTCGCGCAAACGCCGATGCTCTCCGCATCGGTGCGCGGATCGATCGCCTGCCGCATCTCACCAAGTCCCACCGCGGTATCGCTGTGATCATCGCGGCGCTGTTCGCCTTCGACATCATGGATCTCGCAGCTTTTTCGCTCGTCGTCCCCAGCATTCGTGAGGAGTGGGGCCTCACCCTCGAGACGGTCGGCGTCCTCACCTCGATGGTCTATGTGGGAATGTTGATCGGCGGCATCGTCGGCGGCCGCCTCGCTGACCGGTTCGGGCGAAAGCCGATCGCCCTGATCGCTGTGGCCACGTTCTCACTCGGGTCGCTCGGCTCGGCGGTCTCTCCCACCTTCGAGGTGCTCGCCGCGACTCGAATCATGACAGGCGCCGGAATCGCGGCCACGAGCGTCATCCTCTTCGTTCTGGTGAACGAGCTCTTCCCGAAGGCTTTCCGCGGACGCATGATGGCGACCGTCCTCACTGTCGGCACCCTCGGGGCCCCGATCATCGTGGCAGTATCCATCGTGTTCGTCCCGCTGGGCATGTGGCAGCTGGTGCTGGTGGCTGGGAGCCTTGGCCTCATTGTCGCCGTCTTTGCGATCAAGGCGCTGCCTGAGTCCCCACGCTGGCTCGCTTCGCGGGGTCGCGTGGACGAAGCCGAGCGGCTCGTGGCGAAGTTCGAACAGCAGACTCTCGAAGCACACCCCGACGCGACGCTGCCAGAGCCTGTCGTCGAGGAGGTCAAGTACCCGATCAAGTCATCCCTCTGGTCGATCTTCACGCCGCGATTCCTGCCTCGAACACTCATCGCGACCGGCCTCTTCTTCCTGATGCTGTCGATCCAGGCCGGCATCGGTCAATGGCTACCGACGATCCTCATCGAGCGCGGCTATCCGCCGGCCAGTGCACTAGGCATCGTCTTCCTCCTCACTTTCGCCGGCATTCTGGGCGGCGTGATCGGTCTCTTCGTCATCGATCGGTTCGAGCGCAAGTGGCTCCTCGTGGTGTGCGCAGTAATCCTCGCGTTGTCCTTCGCGGCCATGGGCTTCGTCAACTCGGTCGGGGTGATCATCGCCGCAGGACTCGTCAACGGCCTCACGATGGCGGTGATCGCCAGCACCGTCTCCACCTATGCGACGGAGATCTTCCCCACCGAGATCCGCGCTGTGGGCACGGGGTTCTCGAATGGGTTCGCCCGACTCGGCGGCATCATCAATTCGCTCGTGATCGGCGTGATCTTCGCTGCTTTCCAGGTCGAAGGCGTGTTCACGTGGCTCATCGGACTCGTCGTCCTGTTCGGTGTTGTCGCAAGTCTCGGGCCCCGCGTCGGCGTCGCCGCGACACGGAGAGCGCGGCTCGCTGCGTTGAAGCGCGAACGGACATAGCTCAGGGCAGGCGGCCGAGCCGCGGCTGATCAGAGATCGAGCGGCGTTGCGAATCGTTCTGTGGCAGCGACGAGGACAGGCCCGAGATCGTCGGGCCTGTCCCTGTCGACACGCCAGCAGAGATACGTGATGGCGGGCTCCGAGTCCCACGACAGCGGCCGCACGATGACTCTCTCACCAGCCAGGTACTTGTGCCACGGGGCAGAGGGGTTCGCGAGTGTGAGGCAACACGAACCGCCTTGGCTGATGATCGCGGACAGCCCACCGATGATGTCGGAGCTGACCGGCACGACTTCGCTGACAGACGTCACGATCGGCTCGAGGGCGGGCGCAGTGGGATCGGCGCCAGGTTGGATCAGCAGACGGAGGCCTGCAAGGTCGACGGGGCGGACTTGTGTCAGGGCAGCGAAACGGGGTTCGTCGGGAAGCGCGATCCCGGGCGCCTCGCGGAGGACGGGCACGTACGCCAGTCGTGCATCGTGCAGTCTGCGGTTGACGAGCCCGAGTGACAGCTTTCCGCTGACGATCTGCTCCAGCTGAGCGAGCGAGTCGAGGGGCTGCAACCTGATGTCGCTTTCCGGTTCGACCGAGCGGATGACGGTTGTCAACGCAGTGGTCAGTTCGGGGGGCACGGATCTCATCCCGACGTGCAGTTCCACGTGGCCGCGGACTCTGCGGCGCATGTCTCGATCCAGCTCATCCATGTCGTGGAGGATCCGCGCGGCGTGGGGAACGAGCGCGTGTCCGAGCGGAGTCACCTCGACTTTTCGCGTTCCGCGCACGAAGAGCGCGCCGCCGATCTCGATCTCCAGCTGCTGGATGCTCCGGCTCAGCGGGGGCGCCGACATCCGGAGGTTCTCGGCGGCCCGAGAGAAGTTCAAAGTCTCGGCAACGGCGATGAAGTGTCGAAGGTGTCGGATCTCCACCCGCTCATCATTCCGTGATTGTTGCTCCGTGAGCAATAGAGGGTAACCAAAACGGACGTGGATTATTGCTTTGGACGCGCTTAGATTCGACACACGCACCAAGGAAGGGCTCTCAATGTCGAGCACGCTGAAAGAACTCATCGCCGAACACCACCCCTTGATCGCTCCGTCGATCTACGACGGGATCTCCGCCGGCGTGCTTCGCGACGTCGGCTTCTCGGCGGCATACGTCGGCAGCTACGCGACGGGCGCGACGAAGTACGCGGTGCCCGACATCGGGCACATCGGGCTCGAGGACATGGCCGACCAGGTCCGCCGGCTCGCGCCGGTCGCCGGCGTCCCGCTCATCGTCGACGCCGAGGGCGGATGGGGCAATCCACTGCACGTGGCGAGGGCCGTGCGCACCCTCGAACGGGCGGGGGCTGCTGCTGTGCATATCGAAGATCACGAGTTCGGGAAGCACATCACGATGAAGCCACGCATCATCTCCGTGGCCGCCGCCGTCGACAAGATCAAGGCCGCCGTGGACTCCCGGTCCTCGGAGGACTTCCTGATCATCGGCCGTACCGACTCACCCGGAACGGAAGGTCCCGAGGCAGCCGTCGATCGCCTGCTCGCCTATCAGGATGCCGGCGCGGACGGCCTCTTCTATGCCGGCATCCCCGATCTTGCGGCGCAGACGCGGCTCAAGGCCGAAAGCGTCGTTCCGATTTTCGGGGTGGACTTTCCCGGCCAGTCGGCGGCTGATCTCACCCAGCTCGGCATCGACGTGGTCCTGTACTACGGACTGTCCCACCAGGCTGCCAAGGCAGCGATCCTTCGCGCATTCACGATCCTGGCAGCGGAGGGTTCGGCGGTCAGCCTCGAGCAGGAGCTCGGCGGCATCCCCGGGATCATCGGGTTCGACGAGTTCCTCGGCGTGGGAGAGGCCCGCGAGAAGGCCCAGCAGTATGGCCTGCTCGGCGACTGACGAACCAAGAAGTCACGAAGAAGCAATCAAGGAAGCGACACCAGAATCATGAGCGACACCACTTACTTTGCAGGGGCACGCGTCATCACCGGCGACGGCAGCGACCCGATCGATCACGCAGGCATTCTCGTCCGCGACGGCAAGATCGTCGCGGTCGGCCCCGCCGCCGACCTGACGCCTCCAGACGGAGCACGACGAGTCGACCTCACGGGAAAGACCGTCATGCCGACGATCGTCAACCCGCACGGCCATGCCGGTTACCTCAAGGGCGGCAGAACCGAGGCGGCGAACTTCTCGCGCGAGAATGTTCTCGATCATCTGCGCCGTTTCGTCTACTACGGTGTCAGCGTCATCCAGTCGCTCGGCACAGACCGGGACGACGTCGAGATCGCGATCCGCGACGAACAGCGCGCCGGCACACTCGGCGACCCCGAACTGGCGCTCCTGCTGTCGGCATCCAACGGGATCGCGGCGCCGACACCCGGCGGCGGCAATGGGGGGGCTTTCTTCGCCCCCGACGCGATCCGCGAGGCCTCGACCCCCGAGGAAGCCCGCCAGGTCGTGCGCGAGATCGTCGCCAAGAATCCCGACGTCATCAAGTTCTGGGTCGATGACCGCAACGGAACCAAGGCCAAGTTCGGCCCCGACGTGTATGGCGCGATCATCGACGAGGCACACAAGGCCGGAAAGATGGCCATCGCCCACATCTACGAACTCGAAGATGCGAAGGGGGTCGTCCGCGCCGGAGCGGATGGCACCGCCCACATGGTGCGCGAGCCTGGAGCCGACGAAGAACTGCTCACACTCCTGCGGGACAACGACGTCTTCG
Proteins encoded in this region:
- a CDS encoding isocitrate lyase/PEP mutase family protein produces the protein MSSTLKELIAEHHPLIAPSIYDGISAGVLRDVGFSAAYVGSYATGATKYAVPDIGHIGLEDMADQVRRLAPVAGVPLIVDAEGGWGNPLHVARAVRTLERAGAAAVHIEDHEFGKHITMKPRIISVAAAVDKIKAAVDSRSSEDFLIIGRTDSPGTEGPEAAVDRLLAYQDAGADGLFYAGIPDLAAQTRLKAESVVPIFGVDFPGQSAADLTQLGIDVVLYYGLSHQAAKAAILRAFTILAAEGSAVSLEQELGGIPGIIGFDEFLGVGEAREKAQQYGLLGD
- a CDS encoding amidohydrolase family protein codes for the protein MSDTTYFAGARVITGDGSDPIDHAGILVRDGKIVAVGPAADLTPPDGARRVDLTGKTVMPTIVNPHGHAGYLKGGRTEAANFSRENVLDHLRRFVYYGVSVIQSLGTDRDDVEIAIRDEQRAGTLGDPELALLLSASNGIAAPTPGGGNGGAFFAPDAIREASTPEEARQVVREIVAKNPDVIKFWVDDRNGTKAKFGPDVYGAIIDEAHKAGKMAIAHIYELEDAKGVVRAGADGTAHMVREPGADEELLTLLRDNDVFVFTSLSIQKAVVDAGDWLDDPALAETVDAASRDTFRAMFSQIPAEVLTQQTEGYRVLESSLTMYVDAGVRVLLSGDTGVMAQFPGYTEHRELAAMVGAGMAPLAAIKAATLLPAQMLGLADRGSLDAGKRADFIVLDANPLLDITNTTKISDVYIAGAAIDRATLRAGFAH